A genomic region of Chionomys nivalis chromosome 12, mChiNiv1.1, whole genome shotgun sequence contains the following coding sequences:
- the LOC130884679 gene encoding voltage-dependent anion-selective channel protein 1-like, with amino-acid sequence MAGPPTYADLGKSARDVFTKGYGFGLIKLDLKTKSENGLEFTSSGSANTETTKVNGSLETKYRWTEYGLTFTEKWKNSFYFIHSFLLHCSHCQENRICLRIQINPQNKADFQGTSPEQAFADFLFASTILHLVVMNFVG; translated from the exons ATGGCTGGGCCTCCCACATATGCTGATCTTGGCAAGTCTGCCAGGGATGTCTTCACCAAGGGCTATGGCTTTGGCTTAATAAAACTTGATTTGAAAACGAAGTCGGAGAATGGATTGGAATTTACCAGCTCAGGCTCCGCCAACACAGAGACCACCAAAGTGAACGGCAGCCTGGAAACCAAGTATCGATGGACTGAGTACGGCCTGACGTTTACAGAAAAGTGGAAgaacagcttttattttattcattcatttttgcttCACTGCTCACACTGCCAAGAAAACAGAA TTTGCTTAAGAATACAGATCAACCCCCAGAACAAGGCGGATTTCCAAGGCACCTCTCCAGAGCAGGCCTTTGCTGACTTCCTCTTTGCCAGCACTATCCTGCACCTTGTCGTCATGAACTTCGTTGGCTGA